The following proteins are co-located in the Nocardia bhagyanarayanae genome:
- a CDS encoding MCE family protein, with amino-acid sequence MKMPKVVQKGPRWAWVLAGVLVAALVLAGTYRGITKIGTTTVTAFFPSTTGLYVGDDVRVLGVAVGRIDKVEPGRDQVRVEFTIDRGIDIPADARAVIISPSLVSARYIQLAPAYTGGPKLTDGATIPIERTAVPVEWDDIKAELSKLATTLGPVGDDEQGSFGRFVNTAADNLDGNGERMRETLRELSATLSTLSDGRTDLFGTIRNLQQFVEVLSASNEQIVQFGGRLASVSSVLAGVSTDLGAGLDNLDIAMADVKRFLDGSGAELTEGVQRLAEVTQILVDKRPELERVLHSGPTALVNFYQLYKPAQGTITGAVALNNTADPLSFLCGSVRALEENDSDRSADLCATYLAPVIDSLAMNYVPIMTNPATGVHAFPNQLTYSPPSLAEQAPAPTPQTAPITVPQGLAGLAIPGGGR; translated from the coding sequence ATGAAAATGCCGAAAGTTGTTCAGAAGGGCCCACGTTGGGCGTGGGTGCTCGCGGGCGTGCTGGTCGCCGCGCTGGTGCTCGCGGGCACGTACCGCGGCATCACCAAGATCGGGACCACGACCGTCACCGCGTTCTTCCCGTCCACCACGGGCCTCTACGTCGGCGACGACGTGCGGGTGCTCGGCGTCGCCGTCGGCAGGATCGACAAGGTCGAGCCCGGTCGCGATCAGGTCAGGGTCGAGTTCACCATCGATCGCGGCATCGACATCCCCGCCGACGCGCGCGCGGTGATCATCTCGCCCTCGCTGGTCTCTGCGCGTTACATCCAGCTGGCCCCGGCCTACACCGGCGGGCCCAAGCTGACCGACGGCGCGACCATTCCGATCGAGCGCACGGCGGTTCCGGTGGAGTGGGACGACATCAAGGCCGAACTGTCCAAGCTGGCCACGACTCTCGGCCCGGTCGGTGACGACGAGCAGGGCTCGTTCGGACGCTTCGTCAACACCGCGGCGGACAACCTGGACGGCAACGGCGAGCGGATGCGCGAGACCCTGCGCGAACTCTCCGCCACCCTGAGCACGCTCTCCGACGGGCGCACCGACCTGTTCGGCACCATCCGCAACCTGCAGCAGTTCGTCGAGGTGCTCTCGGCGAGCAACGAGCAGATCGTGCAGTTCGGCGGCAGGCTCGCCTCGGTGTCCTCGGTGCTGGCCGGCGTCTCGACGGATCTCGGTGCGGGACTGGACAATCTGGATATCGCGATGGCCGATGTCAAGCGGTTCCTCGACGGCAGCGGAGCCGAGCTCACCGAGGGCGTGCAGCGACTGGCCGAGGTCACCCAGATCCTGGTGGACAAGCGCCCCGAGCTGGAACGGGTGCTGCACTCGGGCCCGACGGCGCTGGTGAACTTCTACCAGCTCTACAAGCCCGCCCAGGGCACCATCACCGGCGCGGTCGCGCTCAACAACACGGCCGACCCACTGAGCTTCCTGTGCGGTTCGGTGCGCGCGCTGGAGGAGAACGATTCCGATCGCTCCGCCGACCTGTGCGCCACCTACCTCGCGCCGGTCATCGACTCGCTGGCCATGAACTACGTCCCGATCATGACGAACCCGGCCACCGGCGTGCACGCCTTCCCCAACCAGCTGACGTAC
- a CDS encoding MCE family protein, whose product MNEQRSPAVTIGIVGIVVAIAVALSALQFDRLPFIRGGALYTAYFADAGGLVPGDPVQVAGVRSGRVDDVELDGAKVLVKFTLDESIILGDKTSAAIKTNTVLGRKSLELLPQGQGALRRDDTIPLDRTTSPYSLNEALGDLAGTVQGLDMQKVDETLDALSATFADTPAPLRSALDGITQLSRSINARDEALSELLRRAQNVTKILSDRSAQINALLLDGNELLGELDRRRTAIGQLIVYVNSLAQQLTGLVADNEAQLKPALDRLNSVLGLLQRNRDNITQALDGLGPFAAALGEQVGNGPWFNAYVVNATSVGLQPLVDALVWPQHLPDDLRNFFLNPPPSIGPAVQEPPR is encoded by the coding sequence ATGAACGAGCAGCGATCCCCGGCCGTCACGATCGGCATCGTCGGCATCGTCGTCGCGATAGCGGTGGCGCTCTCGGCGTTGCAGTTCGACCGGCTGCCGTTCATCCGCGGCGGCGCCCTCTACACCGCCTACTTCGCCGACGCGGGCGGGCTGGTGCCCGGCGACCCGGTGCAGGTCGCCGGCGTGCGCTCGGGCCGGGTCGACGACGTCGAGCTGGACGGCGCGAAGGTGCTGGTGAAGTTCACCCTCGACGAGTCGATCATCCTGGGCGACAAGACTTCCGCGGCCATCAAGACCAACACCGTGCTCGGCCGCAAGTCGCTGGAGTTGCTGCCGCAGGGCCAGGGCGCGCTGCGCCGCGACGACACCATCCCGCTGGACCGCACCACCTCGCCGTACTCGCTCAACGAGGCGCTCGGCGATCTGGCGGGCACGGTGCAGGGGCTGGACATGCAGAAGGTCGACGAGACACTGGACGCCCTCTCGGCCACCTTCGCCGACACCCCGGCTCCGCTGCGTTCGGCGCTGGACGGCATCACGCAGCTCTCGCGCAGTATCAACGCGCGCGACGAGGCGCTGTCCGAGCTGTTGCGGCGGGCGCAGAACGTCACCAAGATCCTGTCCGACCGCAGCGCCCAGATCAACGCGCTGCTGCTGGACGGCAACGAACTGCTCGGCGAACTCGACCGCCGCCGCACCGCGATCGGGCAGCTCATCGTCTATGTGAACAGCCTCGCGCAGCAGCTGACCGGTTTGGTCGCCGACAACGAGGCGCAGCTCAAACCGGCGCTGGACCGGTTGAATTCGGTGCTCGGCCTGCTCCAGCGCAACCGTGACAACATCACCCAGGCTCTCGACGGACTCGGTCCGTTCGCCGCCGCGCTCGGCGAGCAGGTCGGCAACGGCCCGTGGTTCAACGCCTACGTGGTGAACGCGACGTCCGTCGGTCTGCAGCCGCTGGTCGACGCGCTGGTGTGGCCGCAGCACCTGCCCGACGATCTACGCAACTTCTTCTTGAACCCGCCACCCTCGATCGGGCCTGCGGTCCAGGAGCCGCCGCGATGA
- a CDS encoding MCE family protein, translated as MKNTATTVKLAIFTLVMTLIFAGLTIVFSQMRFAREYGYHAVFTSSSGMLPGAKVRIAGVPVGSVTSVKVGKDNLAHVEFDVDRKYQLLTSTRATIKYENLVGDRYMELLDGPGSADKLREGGTIGTDKTAPALDLDMLLGGFKPLLRGLDPGQVNDLTNALLQIFQGQGGTLVSLLNSGGSFAKTLGERDALIGSVIDNLNAVLATIDERGEQFDTTLTELQRLVSGLAADRDPIGDALPRIAGATGDLTDLLAQARPDLRGTIEQTGRLATNLDDGSDTVQWVLERLPETYRKLIRIGSYGSFLALYVCSTNFIIDGPNGQPLHINMPGGQETGRCAPE; from the coding sequence GTGAAGAACACCGCGACGACGGTGAAGCTGGCCATCTTCACCCTGGTGATGACGCTGATCTTCGCCGGACTGACCATCGTGTTCAGCCAGATGCGTTTCGCGAGGGAGTACGGGTACCACGCCGTGTTCACCAGCTCCTCGGGCATGCTGCCCGGGGCCAAGGTGCGCATCGCGGGCGTGCCGGTCGGCTCGGTCACCTCGGTGAAGGTGGGCAAGGACAACCTGGCGCACGTCGAGTTCGACGTCGACCGCAAGTACCAGCTGCTGACCAGCACCCGCGCGACGATCAAGTACGAGAACCTGGTCGGCGATCGGTACATGGAACTCCTCGACGGGCCGGGCTCGGCCGACAAACTGCGCGAGGGCGGCACCATCGGCACGGACAAGACCGCGCCCGCGCTGGATCTGGACATGCTGCTCGGCGGCTTCAAACCGCTGCTGCGCGGCCTGGATCCGGGCCAGGTCAACGATCTGACCAACGCGCTCTTGCAGATCTTCCAGGGCCAGGGCGGCACGCTGGTCTCGCTGCTCAACAGCGGCGGCTCGTTCGCCAAGACGCTCGGCGAGCGTGACGCGCTGATCGGCAGCGTCATCGACAACCTGAACGCGGTGCTGGCCACCATCGACGAGCGCGGCGAGCAGTTCGACACCACGCTCACCGAATTGCAGCGGTTGGTCAGCGGTCTGGCCGCCGACCGCGACCCGATCGGCGACGCGCTGCCCAGGATCGCGGGCGCCACCGGCGATCTCACCGACCTGCTCGCGCAGGCCCGCCCGGATCTGCGCGGCACCATCGAGCAGACCGGACGCCTGGCCACCAACCTGGACGACGGTTCCGACACCGTCCAGTGGGTGCTGGAACGGTTGCCGGAGACCTACCGGAAGCTGATCCGCATCGGTTCCTACGGTTCGTTCCTCGCGCTCTACGTGTGCAGCACGAACTTCATCATCGACGGGCCGAACGGACAGCCGCTGCACATCAACATGCCCGGCGGGCAGGAAACGGGAAGGTGTGCTCCGGAATGA
- a CDS encoding MCE family protein, translating into MEKIKYKLAGLGMVIVLVAVVAIALTMFVGGFTKTAEVLVEAPRSGLVLDPDAKVKVRGVEIGRVAEVTQQADGARLKLAVDPEMLKLVPANAGVDIRSTTVFGAKYVNFVVPEEPSSNSLKPGATVVAEKVTVEFNTLFQHLSDVLAKVEPEKLNATLSALGTALQGRGETLGELLVNLDVYLREMNPTLPTLQQDFAATADVSNIYADTVGDLLRTVDNAVTTGETLVDEQQGLDDVLANVVGLADTTGSVLRENENNLGTALDLLRPTTALLEEYVPGLNCMINAIGRLMPVADAMFGGMQPGVTMNTNFMFGAEPYKYPEDLPKVNATGGPRCEGLEDRVPGSHANYVVTDTSEGAPYVPSMKIEFNGPKVFQLLFAGLPGVSAP; encoded by the coding sequence ATGGAAAAGATCAAGTACAAACTCGCCGGGCTCGGCATGGTGATCGTGTTGGTCGCGGTGGTCGCGATCGCGCTGACCATGTTCGTCGGCGGGTTCACCAAAACGGCCGAGGTGCTGGTCGAAGCGCCGCGCAGCGGCCTGGTGCTCGACCCCGACGCGAAGGTGAAGGTGCGCGGCGTCGAGATCGGCCGGGTCGCCGAGGTGACCCAGCAGGCCGACGGCGCCCGGCTGAAGCTGGCGGTCGATCCCGAGATGCTGAAGCTGGTGCCCGCCAACGCGGGCGTCGACATCAGGTCGACCACCGTGTTCGGCGCGAAGTACGTCAACTTCGTTGTGCCGGAAGAGCCTTCGTCGAATTCGCTGAAGCCCGGCGCGACCGTCGTCGCCGAGAAGGTGACCGTCGAGTTCAACACGCTCTTCCAGCACCTGTCCGACGTGCTCGCCAAGGTGGAGCCCGAGAAGCTGAACGCGACGCTCTCCGCGCTGGGCACCGCGTTGCAGGGCCGCGGCGAGACGCTCGGCGAGCTGCTGGTGAACCTCGACGTCTACCTGCGCGAGATGAACCCGACGCTGCCGACGCTGCAGCAGGATTTCGCGGCCACCGCCGACGTGTCGAACATCTACGCCGACACCGTTGGTGATTTGCTGCGAACCGTGGACAACGCGGTCACCACCGGCGAGACGCTGGTCGACGAACAGCAGGGCCTCGACGACGTGCTCGCCAACGTGGTCGGCCTCGCCGACACGACGGGCTCGGTGCTGCGCGAGAACGAGAACAACCTGGGCACCGCGCTCGATCTGCTGCGCCCGACCACCGCGCTGCTCGAGGAGTACGTGCCCGGCCTGAACTGCATGATCAACGCGATCGGACGGCTGATGCCGGTCGCCGACGCGATGTTCGGCGGCATGCAGCCCGGCGTCACGATGAACACCAACTTCATGTTCGGCGCCGAGCCGTACAAGTACCCGGAGGACCTGCCGAAGGTGAACGCTACCGGCGGCCCGCGCTGCGAGGGGCTCGAGGATCGAGTGCCGGGCAGCCACGCGAACTACGTCGTCACCGACACCAGCGAGGGCGCGCCCTACGTGCCGTCGATGAAGATCGAATTCAACGGCCCCAAGGTGTTCCAGCTGCTGTTCGCCGGGCTGCCGGGGGTGAGCGCGCCGTGA
- a CDS encoding MlaE family ABC transporter permease translates to MAFVIQSRFPRAVRRVRRMSDSLDAVGKHAVFYAQAVASMPRALIHYRTETIRLIAEISMGTGALAVIGGTVVIVGFLTLFAGGTIAVQGYSSLGNIGVEALTGFFSAFINVRIAAPVISGIGLAATIGAGSTAQLGAMRVSEEIDALETMAIRPIPFLVGTRVLAGMIAIVPLYALAVIASFVAARFATVVIYGQSAGVYDHYFSTFLIPSDILWSFAQAIFMALAVMMIHTYYGYYAAGGPVGVGVAVGNAVRASLVAVVTVTLLISLAIYGTSGNFHLSG, encoded by the coding sequence ATGGCCTTCGTGATCCAGTCCCGCTTCCCCCGCGCGGTGCGCCGGGTGCGCCGGATGTCGGATTCGCTGGACGCGGTGGGCAAGCACGCCGTGTTCTACGCGCAGGCGGTGGCCTCGATGCCGCGCGCCCTGATCCACTACCGGACCGAGACCATCCGGCTGATCGCCGAGATCAGCATGGGCACCGGCGCGCTCGCCGTCATCGGCGGCACGGTGGTGATCGTCGGCTTCCTGACGCTGTTCGCGGGCGGCACCATCGCGGTGCAGGGCTACAGCTCGCTGGGCAATATCGGCGTCGAGGCGCTGACCGGCTTCTTCTCCGCTTTCATCAACGTGCGCATCGCCGCTCCGGTCATCTCCGGCATCGGCCTTGCCGCCACCATCGGCGCGGGTTCCACCGCCCAGCTCGGCGCCATGCGGGTCTCGGAGGAGATCGACGCGCTGGAGACCATGGCGATCCGCCCGATCCCGTTCTTGGTCGGCACCAGGGTGCTGGCCGGGATGATCGCGATCGTGCCGCTCTACGCGCTGGCCGTGATCGCCTCGTTCGTGGCGGCCCGGTTCGCGACCGTGGTGATCTACGGGCAGTCGGCGGGCGTCTACGACCACTACTTCTCGACGTTCCTCATCCCGAGCGACATCCTCTGGTCCTTCGCCCAGGCGATCTTCATGGCGTTGGCGGTCATGATGATCCACACCTACTACGGCTATTACGCCGCGGGCGGCCCGGTCGGCGTGGGTGTGGCGGTCGGCAACGCGGTGCGGGCCTCGCTGGTCGCGGTGGTCACGGTGACCCTGCTGATCTCGCTGGCCATCTACGGCACCTCCGGCAACTTCCATCTTTCCGGGTAG
- a CDS encoding MlaE family ABC transporter permease, protein MNEVLAVPLRAVGGFFELTAEVARASVRRPFQAREFIDQSWFIARVSIVPTLLVAIPFTVLVSFTLNILLREIGAADLSGAGAAFGAVTQVGPIVTVLIVAGAGATAICADLGARTIREEIDAMRVLGIDPVQRLVVPRVLASMFVALLLNSLVCTIGIVGGFLFSVYLQDVNPGAFVNGITLLTHLPELIISEVKAGLFGLIAGMVACYLGLNVKGGPKSVGDAVNQTVVFAFMALFVVNVVVTAVGIKFTVR, encoded by the coding sequence ATGAACGAGGTCCTTGCTGTCCCGTTGCGGGCCGTCGGTGGGTTCTTCGAACTCACCGCGGAAGTCGCCCGCGCGAGCGTCCGCAGGCCCTTTCAAGCGCGTGAGTTCATCGATCAGTCCTGGTTCATCGCGCGCGTGTCCATCGTGCCGACCCTGCTGGTCGCGATCCCGTTCACCGTCCTGGTGAGCTTCACGCTGAACATTCTCTTGCGCGAGATCGGCGCGGCCGACCTGAGCGGGGCGGGCGCGGCGTTCGGCGCGGTCACCCAGGTCGGACCGATCGTCACCGTGCTCATCGTGGCGGGCGCGGGCGCCACCGCGATCTGCGCGGATCTCGGCGCTCGAACCATCAGGGAAGAGATCGACGCGATGCGCGTCCTGGGCATCGACCCGGTCCAGCGGCTGGTGGTGCCGAGGGTGCTGGCCTCGATGTTCGTCGCGCTCCTGCTCAACAGCCTGGTGTGCACGATCGGCATCGTCGGCGGCTTCTTGTTCTCCGTTTATCTCCAGGACGTGAACCCCGGCGCGTTCGTCAACGGCATCACGCTGCTCACCCACCTGCCCGAGCTGATCATCTCCGAAGTGAAGGCCGGATTGTTCGGGCTGATCGCCGGAATGGTGGCCTGTTACCTCGGCTTGAACGTCAAAGGCGGTCCCAAGAGTGTCGGTGATGCGGTGAATCAGACCGTCGTCTTCGCCTTCATGGCCCTGTTCGTGGTGAACGTGGTGGTCACCGCCGTCGGCATCAAGTTCACGGTGCGGTGA
- a CDS encoding 3-oxoacyl-ACP reductase has translation MNETDLSLAGRVAIVTGAGAGLGKAEALALAGAGASVVVNDLAESDAVAETLAEIRALGAKAEFVAGSIAERSTADALIGTANEAFGSVDIVVNNAGITRDRMLFNMSDEDFDAVLAVHLRGHFLLSRNAAAYWRAKSKEAGAPVYGRLINTSSEAGLLGPEGQANYGAAKAGITALTLSAARALSRYGVRANAIAPRARTAMTEAVFSAAPESGTDPLSPDHVARLVAYLASPAADAVNGQLFVVYGPMVALMAAPVVERRFDAAGDAWDSGDLAATLSGYFAERPAGQTFSASSLTELG, from the coding sequence GTGAACGAAACTGATCTGAGCTTGGCGGGCCGTGTGGCGATCGTGACCGGCGCGGGCGCGGGACTCGGCAAGGCCGAGGCGCTCGCACTGGCGGGCGCCGGCGCCTCGGTGGTGGTCAACGATCTCGCGGAATCCGACGCGGTCGCCGAGACCCTCGCCGAGATCCGGGCGCTCGGCGCCAAGGCGGAGTTCGTCGCGGGCAGCATCGCCGAACGGTCGACGGCCGACGCGCTGATCGGCACCGCGAACGAGGCGTTCGGCAGCGTGGACATCGTGGTCAACAACGCGGGCATCACCCGCGACCGGATGCTGTTCAACATGTCCGACGAGGACTTCGACGCGGTGCTCGCGGTCCACCTGCGCGGCCATTTCCTCTTGTCGCGCAACGCCGCCGCCTACTGGCGCGCGAAGTCTAAGGAGGCGGGCGCGCCGGTCTACGGCCGCCTGATCAACACTTCCTCCGAGGCGGGCCTGCTCGGTCCGGAGGGGCAGGCCAACTACGGCGCGGCCAAGGCGGGCATCACCGCCCTCACTCTCTCGGCTGCCCGCGCTCTGTCGCGCTACGGCGTGCGAGCCAACGCGATCGCGCCCCGCGCGCGCACGGCGATGACCGAGGCGGTGTTCAGCGCGGCTCCCGAGTCCGGCACCGACCCGCTCTCGCCCGATCACGTGGCGCGGCTCGTCGCCTATCTCGCCTCGCCCGCGGCCGACGCGGTCAACGGGCAGTTGTTCGTGGTCTACGGACCGATGGTGGCGCTGATGGCGGCGCCCGTCGTGGAGCGGCGCTTCGATGCCGCGGGCGACGCGTGGGACTCCGGCGATCTCGCCGCCACGCTGTCCGGCTACTTCGCCGAGCGACCTGCGGGGCAGACCTTCTCGGCCTCCTCGCTGACCGAACTCGGCTGA
- a CDS encoding ferredoxin: MKVSVDLDLCEANGICVGIAPDVFELDDEDQLHILTADVAEDRLGDVEDAVAQCPKAALKLQ; the protein is encoded by the coding sequence ATGAAGGTCAGCGTCGATCTGGATCTGTGCGAGGCGAACGGAATCTGTGTGGGAATCGCCCCCGACGTCTTCGAACTCGATGACGAGGACCAGCTGCACATCCTGACGGCCGACGTGGCGGAGGACCGTCTCGGCGATGTCGAGGATGCGGTGGCGCAGTGCCCGAAAGCCGCGCTGAAGCTTCAGTGA
- a CDS encoding acyl-CoA dehydrogenase family protein gives MRIAYTPQQEELRAELRDYFARLITPERRAALSATTGEYGHGNVYREIVQEMGRDGWLTLAWPKEYGGQDRPTMDQLIFTDEAAIAGAPVPFLTINSVAPTIMHYGSEEQKKFFLPKIAAGELHFSIGYSEPGAGTDLASLRTSAVRDGDEYVINGQKMWTSLIAYADYVWLAVRTDPNAKKHKGISMLIVPTTADGFSWTPVHTMAGPDTSATYYQDVRVPVSSLVGQENGGWALITNQLNHERVALTSAGPLTVALNQTLEWARNTKAGDGSRVIDKEWVQLNLAKVHAKVEYLKLLNWEIASRADAGGDAAPRPWDASTCKVYGTELATEAYRLLMEVLGPQAYLRQDSPGAELRGRLERFHRAALILTFGGGTNEVQRDIIAMTALRQPAAAR, from the coding sequence ATGCGCATTGCGTACACGCCGCAGCAAGAAGAGCTCCGCGCCGAGTTGCGCGACTACTTCGCGCGGCTGATCACACCGGAGCGCCGGGCCGCGCTGAGCGCGACGACCGGTGAGTACGGGCACGGCAATGTCTACCGCGAGATCGTGCAGGAGATGGGCCGCGACGGCTGGCTGACGCTGGCCTGGCCCAAGGAGTACGGCGGCCAGGACCGGCCGACCATGGACCAGCTGATCTTCACCGACGAAGCCGCCATCGCGGGCGCCCCGGTCCCGTTCCTGACCATCAACTCGGTGGCGCCCACGATCATGCACTACGGCAGCGAGGAACAGAAGAAGTTCTTCCTGCCCAAGATCGCCGCGGGCGAGCTGCACTTCTCCATCGGCTACTCCGAGCCCGGCGCGGGCACCGACCTGGCCAGCCTGCGCACCTCCGCGGTGCGCGACGGCGACGAGTACGTGATCAACGGCCAGAAGATGTGGACCAGCCTGATCGCCTACGCCGACTACGTCTGGCTCGCGGTGCGCACCGACCCGAACGCCAAGAAGCACAAGGGCATCAGCATGCTCATCGTGCCGACCACGGCCGATGGCTTCTCGTGGACGCCGGTGCACACCATGGCGGGCCCCGACACCAGCGCCACTTACTACCAGGACGTGCGCGTTCCGGTCAGCTCGCTGGTCGGCCAGGAGAACGGCGGCTGGGCGCTCATCACCAACCAGCTCAACCACGAGCGCGTCGCGCTCACCTCGGCAGGGCCGCTGACCGTCGCGCTGAACCAGACCCTCGAGTGGGCGCGCAACACCAAGGCGGGCGACGGCTCGCGCGTCATCGATAAGGAATGGGTGCAGCTGAATCTGGCCAAGGTGCACGCCAAGGTCGAGTACCTGAAGCTGCTCAACTGGGAGATCGCCAGCCGCGCCGACGCGGGCGGCGACGCGGCGCCGCGCCCGTGGGACGCCTCGACCTGCAAGGTGTACGGCACCGAGCTGGCCACCGAGGCGTACCGGCTGCTGATGGAGGTTCTCGGCCCGCAGGCCTACCTGCGCCAGGACTCCCCCGGCGCCGAACTGCGCGGCCGCCTGGAGCGCTTCCACCGCGCCGCGCTGATCCTGACCTTCGGCGGCGGCACCAACGAGGTGCAACGCGACATCATCGCCATGACCGCCCTCCGCCAGCCCGCCGCCGCGCGCTGA
- a CDS encoding acyl-CoA dehydrogenase family protein produces MDFTPTEAQLDLARLTGEVCGKLVTADRLRALDVAGRFDEPLWKSLAETGILAAALPENVGGSGLGALEQTAVLRELGKSVAAVPYLWSIVVGAGALARFGSESQQALAAQAGEGSAILTAALAEEHNYEPAKPTTVARESDGAWRLTGTKTTVPYADRAARILVPATVSGVPAVFLVDPADASVSVTAQQVVDLSAEFGVEFTDTPAELVGTVDGGAELLDWILTRAWLGLSAQQLGTVEKALELVADYAREREQFGKAVGSFQAVAQRLADAYIDVQGLRLAVTQAAWRLAEDLPAAEAVHTAKFWAADAGHRVAHTVVHVHGGVGIDRDHIVHNYFTAAKHNEFALGAATDHLRALGALLATPS; encoded by the coding sequence ATGGATTTCACTCCCACCGAAGCTCAGCTCGACCTGGCCCGACTGACCGGCGAGGTGTGCGGCAAGCTCGTCACCGCCGATCGGCTGCGCGCGCTCGACGTGGCGGGCCGGTTCGACGAGCCGCTGTGGAAGTCGCTGGCCGAGACCGGGATTCTGGCCGCGGCGCTGCCGGAGAACGTCGGCGGCAGCGGGCTCGGCGCGCTCGAGCAGACCGCGGTGCTTCGCGAGCTCGGCAAGTCGGTCGCCGCCGTTCCGTACCTCTGGTCGATCGTGGTCGGCGCAGGCGCGCTGGCGCGGTTCGGTTCCGAGAGCCAGCAGGCGCTGGCCGCTCAGGCGGGCGAGGGTTCGGCGATCCTGACCGCGGCGCTGGCCGAGGAGCACAACTACGAACCCGCCAAGCCGACCACCGTCGCCCGGGAGAGCGACGGCGCGTGGCGGCTGACCGGAACCAAGACCACGGTGCCCTACGCCGATCGCGCGGCCCGGATCCTGGTGCCCGCCACGGTTTCCGGCGTGCCCGCGGTCTTCCTCGTCGATCCCGCCGACGCGTCGGTGTCGGTCACCGCCCAGCAGGTGGTTGATCTCAGCGCGGAGTTCGGCGTCGAATTCACCGACACCCCTGCCGAATTGGTCGGCACCGTGGACGGCGGCGCGGAGCTGCTCGACTGGATCCTCACCCGCGCCTGGCTCGGACTCAGCGCCCAGCAGTTGGGCACCGTCGAGAAGGCGCTGGAACTCGTCGCCGATTACGCGCGCGAACGCGAGCAGTTCGGCAAGGCCGTCGGCAGCTTCCAGGCGGTCGCGCAGCGCCTGGCCGACGCCTACATCGACGTGCAGGGCTTGCGCCTCGCGGTCACCCAGGCGGCATGGCGGCTCGCCGAAGACCTGCCCGCCGCCGAGGCCGTGCACACGGCCAAGTTCTGGGCCGCCGACGCGGGCCACCGCGTCGCCCACACCGTCGTCCACGTGCACGGCGGCGTCGGCATCGACCGCGACCACATCGTGCACAACTACTTCACCGCCGCCAAACACAACGAGTTCGCCCTCGGCGCAGCCACCGACCACCTCCGCGCCCTCGGCGCCCTCCTCGCCACCCCATCCTGA
- a CDS encoding TetR family transcriptional regulator, giving the protein MTELSDQPPARRSDATRAAILEAARARFAAEGFRRATIRAIAADAAIDPSMVMRYFGSKDGLFAAAVDIDLELPDLAAAEPDTLGELLIRRFLAIWEDQQNTVLLILLRSSITDDAVSDRFRQVFAEQVLPAVLRFGDPADAPRRSGLVVTQLLGLALCRYVLRLPPVVAMTPPQLIADIAPTLQRYLTSTPPPAQPSNGGGS; this is encoded by the coding sequence ATGACAGAGTTGTCTGATCAGCCACCCGCCCGCCGCTCCGACGCGACCCGCGCCGCGATTCTCGAGGCGGCACGGGCGCGTTTCGCCGCCGAGGGATTCCGCAGAGCCACGATCCGGGCCATCGCCGCCGACGCCGCCATCGATCCGTCCATGGTGATGCGCTATTTCGGCAGCAAGGACGGCCTGTTCGCGGCGGCCGTCGACATCGATCTCGAACTGCCCGATCTGGCCGCCGCCGAGCCGGACACGTTGGGCGAGTTGCTGATCCGCCGCTTCCTCGCGATCTGGGAGGATCAGCAGAACACCGTCCTGCTGATCCTGCTGCGCTCGTCCATCACCGACGACGCCGTCTCCGACCGCTTCCGTCAGGTCTTCGCCGAGCAGGTGCTCCCCGCGGTCCTCCGCTTCGGCGACCCGGCCGACGCCCCCCGTCGCAGCGGCCTCGTCGTCACCCAACTCCTCGGCTTGGCCCTGTGCCGCTACGTCCTCCGGCTCCCCCCGGTCGTCGCCATGACCCCACCCCAACTCATCGCCGACATCGCCCCCACCCTCCAGCGCTACCTGACCTCCACCCCACCCCCCGCCCAGCCATCGAACGGTGGCGGAAGCTAG